TGACTACACGGCGGCTGTCCCGACATGTAGTTGCCTTGATGGGTTTGAGCCCTCTGGTCCTAACTTTTCAAGCGGATGTAGAAGAATCCAAGACCTGAAATGCAGCAAGCAAAATCATTTCGTGACCTTACCTAGGATGATGCTCCCCGACAAATTTTTACGTGTCCACAACAGAAGCTTCGGCGACTGCATGACTGAGTGCAGCAACAATTGCTTGTGTACAGCCTATGCTTATGCCAACTATAGCACTAATGATGCTACGGCCGACCAGTCAAGGTGCTTGGTTTGGACAGGGGAGCTTATCGACACAGGAAAGTTTAGCGAGTATGGCGAGAACCTGTACCTCCGGCTTGCCAACTCTCCTGGTATGCACCAACCGATTCTAGGCTTCTAGCCTAAACACTAACATTTAATCATGGGGCATCTACTAAGTTTATGAAGTTAACAGTATAGCAGTAATGGACAAATACTGTTTTTTGCATCTAACTACTTTGGTGTAAGCATAATCGATAGATCTATGACTATTCTATTGAGCCATAATGCAACATTAGACCTCTTTTTACAATAAGCCTAGCAGTAATTCTAGAGGGTTATGTATGTGTAGCACTTTTATTCGACCCATGGTTCACTCATGGCTGTAAATTAGCGATTTGCTAAACTTACACAGTATTCATTTTGCAGTTCAAAAGAATAACAAattggtaaagattttactcccaaCCATGGCATGCGTGCTGATACTTGCATGTACAGCCCTTGTCAGCATATGCAAATACAAAGGTAGACTGAAAAAGGACCCTTATTTTCAAAATTCTACTTCTTTTTACGAGTGTTAATAATAAAAGTATTAATCTTTAGCAGGCACACGGAAGAAGAAGGAAATACACAATGGACCGATGCTAGGATACCTTAGCTCGTTCAGTGAAATGGGCGGTGAACATGTGGAGTTTCCTTTTTTTAGCTTCGAAGATATTGCTGCTGCAACGGATAATTTCTCtgaatttaaccaaattggaagcggAGGTTTTGGTAAAGTTTACAAGGTAGCAGAAAGCCTTGCCTCCTCAGTTGTAGTAGCACGTTCTCTGTTTTTGAAGAATAATTTTATTTGTGGAAACGATTGCTTTCATTGTTTAATAGTTCAGGATGATACAAAACATGTAGGGAATGTTGCAAGGTGACAAAGAAGTTGCTATCAAAAGGCTTAGTAAGGGCTCTGCTCAAGGGATAGAGGAGTTCAAAAATGAAATAATTCTGATTGCGAAATTGCAACACAGAAATCTTGTTAGACTTCTTGGTTGCTGTATTTATGGAGATGAGAGGTTACTTATCTATGAATACTTACCTAACAAAAGCTTGGATACATTCCTTTTTGGTATGTTCAAACTTCTGATGCATATCACAAGTTTTTGATTAACCAAAAGAAAATCACTCATTACTGATGATATATTTCATTTATTATTCATCTTCGCAGACGATACAAGACAACATGAGCTTGATTGGTCCATACGCTTCAAAATAATTAAAGGGGTAGCGAGAGGGCTTCTTTACCTCCACCAAGATTCAAGATTAACTATAATTCACAGAGATCTCAAACCAAGCAACATCTTGATGGATTATGAAATGACTCCCAAAATATCAGACTTCGGTATGGCGAGGATCTTTGGTGGAAACAAACAAGAGGCAAGCACTACCCGGGTTGTGGGGACATAGTAAGTAATTCAATGCACTAGCTATGTCTCAAGGTTCCAATTTCTACCTTCTAGTTTATCCCAAATTATGCACCTCACTGAATTGTCTAAAACAGTGGTTACATGTCGCCTGAATATGTGATGGGAGGTGCTTTTTCTGTAAAATCGGACACCTATAGCTTCGGTGTTCTTCTCTTGGAGATTGTAAGTGGCTTGAAGATCACCTCGCCGCAACTCGTAATGAACTTTGTCGGCCTTACAGCTTATGTAAGCATGGATAAATGCGTAGAATCTGAATATATCAAACATAGTAAGTTGATCATAAGTTGTTTCTATTGGCTTAGGCATGGAGACTGTGGGTGGATGGAAAAGCAACAGAACTGGTGCACTCTTCGGTTATTGAGAGTTGTTCACTTGATGAAGTTCTACGGTGTATCCATGTCGGACTCCTGTGCGTTCAAGACTGTCCGAATGATAGGCCACTCATGGCATCAGTTACTTTTATGTTGGAGAATGAAAGTGCACTGCTCCCAGCACCAAAGCAGCCTGCATATTTTCCTCTACGAAGTCTCGAACCAGGAAAAATAAGGGGAAATTCTATGAATTTAGTGAGTATCACAACACTTGATGGGCGTTAGATGAGAAGCCGTACACTTTACCAGAAGCTGATACTTTATGATGTACAAATATGTGGAGTGCAAAAAACATTTAGTAGGTTGTTGTGTCATAGTGAAAAGGCTGTGAATTGGGAACTGACAAGGAATGTAGGCACTGTATCAGTATGTTAACAACTTAAATTGCAGCAGATATCATGCTCATGAACAAATCACCTGGTACACTGGTCTCTTTCTACATCTAACTCGGACTATCATTGTAGATGGAGACTATTTGCTTATCTCTCTTCTTAGTATGTAATGTTAGCCTAAAAGTTCCACAAATCAATCAAATTGAGAACACTATTATTAAGCTGCACTTTTGTCTGCTTGACAGATACATGCCTTTAGTCTTGTATTATGAACATGAAGTTGTCTTTACCCATATGAATGTTGGTCATGGTAAATGTAACCTGCTACATAATCTCCTTGTTGCCTTGATTTTGAGTTTTTGACATGTATTCCTGATGCCCTTTTTTCCTTTATAAAGAAGGTACTGTTTTCACATCTCCTATATCACTAACAACACGTTTGGCTCCTGTCATTTGACTCGGAATTCCGACCCTAACTTGTTTGGCTGCCATGGATTTAGACACAGGATTTCATTTGNNNNNNNNNNNNNNNNNNNNNNNNNNNNNNNNNNNNNNNNNNNNNNNNNNNNNNNNNNNNNNNNNNNNNNNNNNNNNNNNNNNNNNNNNNNNNNNNNNNNNNNNNNNNNNNNNNNNNNNNNNNNNNNNNNNNNNNNNNNNNNNNNNNNNNNNNNNNNNNNNNNNNNNNNNNNNNNNNNNNNNNNNNNNNNNNNNNNNNNNNNNNNNNNNNNNNNNNNNNNNNNNNNNNNNNNNNNNNNNNNNNNNNNNNNNNNNNNNNNNNNNNNNNNNNNNNNNNNNNNNNNNNNNNNNNNNNNNNNNNNNNNNNNNNNNNNNNNNAAAAGAAGATCCTCGAGCAATGAAAATCTTTCTTGGGTGGTGCTAATAATGCAAAGGTTCGGTTTTTATGTAACTTTGGCTAGATTGTGATCATTTGATGTTGTTATGAACCTTTGCCGTATTGCAAAGATTAGCTTTTTACAAAGTCTCATGTTGAAGTTCTATGCATTCGCATGGTTCAGTTAAATGCAAAACATTGCTATGTGTGAACAAACAAGCTGTCAATGTTGACGCTGGTACAGATTTATTCATCCTATTTATTACTAGCACAAAGGCTAGTTCGTTGGTGCTGGTACAGTCTCATGCTCATCTTGGTTCTGGTACAGATTTAACCTCAAAATCCTAGTGGCAGCCAAACATCAAATTTGGATTTGGAATCTAGATTCAGCCAAATGAAATGAAATCAGGGAAAGCCAAGCGAGCTGTAAGCTCCGTGGGGAAAATCGCCCGggagctaagagcatctccagccgtgcccccaacaggccctcctcaGGCGAATTTTTAGCATCGGCGGgcgaaaatcggcccagtcgcgcccccaggagtcAGGTTTTCACCGGGTTGAGGCGAAATAACAGCCGGCACACCCGAgccgaacccgacgcgctgggggGCGCCGACACAAGCGAAAAGGGATGTGGGGCCGCTCCGTCGGCGAGAggagggccttttcccgccgtttcttcccgctCCCCCCCGCTTCCCTCCCATTCTCTCAAttcctcccgccattctcctcCTTCCCTCGcagccggccgccatgccgccgacGAAGTACATGTTCCCCCGCGCCGCGACGGGTGCGTCTGGCGCCGTTGCCCAGCCGAAGAAGAGGAAGctgagggcgccgccgtccaagcccccGGGCATGTCCAGCGCTGACTGGAGGGTTGAAGTTCAGCgccgggaggctgtcaccaccgaccAGCCGAATAGGGCCAACGCCAAGAAGGCCCAGGACAGCGCAGCGTG
This region of Triticum aestivum cultivar Chinese Spring chromosome 2D, IWGSC CS RefSeq v2.1, whole genome shotgun sequence genomic DNA includes:
- the LOC123050194 gene encoding G-type lectin S-receptor-like serine/threonine-protein kinase B120, coding for MKQAGTPCIPVFILLFFVSPFCRSDDRLWPAKPLSAGDTIVSKGGDFALGFFSPDSSNTSLYLGIWYHNMAGRTVVWTANRDDPIPAASSPTLAITNSSDLVLSDSQGHTPWAVKSDIKGSMGVTAVLLDTGNFVVQSPNDTSIWQTFDHPTDTLLPGRTMLSKKGHVVWRLIASKGLNDLSTGVFSMSLDPSSDLQFFIWNGARPYRRRIFNGEMAVGTLYQNTVLYEAIIRTRDGFYYDFRVSGASQYAHLTLDYMGVLTLSLNNRSSWRTITAPPASCNIYASCGPFGYCDYTAAVPTCSCLDGFEPSGPNFSSGCRRIQDLKCSKQNHFVTLPRMMLPDKFLRVHNRSFGDCMTECSNNCLCTAYAYANYSTNDATADQSRCLVWTGELIDTGKFSEYGENLYLRLANSPVQKNNKLVKILLPTMACVLILACTALVSICKYKGTRKKKEIHNGPMLGYLSSFSEMGGEHVEFPFFSFEDIAAATDNFSEFNQIGSGGFGKVYKGMLQGDKEVAIKRLSKGSAQGIEEFKNEIILIAKLQHRNLVRLLGCCIYGDERLLIYEYLPNKSLDTFLFDDTRQHELDWSIRFKIIKGVARGLLYLHQDSRLTIIHRDLKPSNILMDYEMTPKISDFGMARIFGGNKQEASTTRVVGTYGYMSPEYVMGGAFSVKSDTYSFGVLLLEIVSGLKITSPQLVMNFVGLTAYAWRLWVDGKATELVHSSVIESCSLDEVLRCIHVGLLCVQDCPNDRPLMASVTFMLENESALLPAPKQPAYFPLRSLEPGKIRGNSMNLVSITTLDGR